One window from the genome of Magnolia sinica isolate HGM2019 chromosome 4, MsV1, whole genome shotgun sequence encodes:
- the LOC131243484 gene encoding translocon-associated protein subunit alpha, which yields MAIRVFFFAFILLASPFLQVVRCQSDIDAEAAAEVVEEGGLGIVGDDIQDFGDVSSSPAPGVDTVCVFPKNAARVVPAGEETELLVGVNNEGESALNVVAIRASIHLPFDHHLLVQNLTVQEFTNSQVLVSAQATFPYIFVVNKYLQPGSFDLVGTIFYEVDQQLHQSVFYNGTIEVVEAGGFLSVESVFLVTLGVALIVLLGLWINGQIQQLSKKTKRAPKVEVGTGTTDASVDEWLQGTAYAQSLSSNKSKKKK from the exons TTGTTAGATGTCAATCGGACATCGATGCAGAAGCAGCTGCTGAAGTTGTTGAAGAAGGTGGGCTTGGGATTGTTGGTGATGATATCCAAGATTTTGGTGATGTATCTTCTTCTCCAGCCCCTGGAGTAGATACAGTTTGTGTCTTTCCGAAAAATGCTGCACGTG TGGTGCCAGCTGGGGAAGAGACTGAACTACTAGTTGGAGTGAATAATGAAG GCGAGTCAGCTTTGAATGTCGTTGCAATAAGGGCCAGCATTCATCTTCCTTTTGATCATCATCTACTCGTCCAAAATCTTACCGTGCAG GAGTTCACTAATTCACAAGTACTAGTTTCTGCCCAGGCAACTTTCCCATACATCTTTGTTGTTAACAAGTACTTGCAG CCTGGATCGTTTGATCTTGTGGGTACTATCTTTTATGAGGTGGACCAGCAACTACACCAGAGTGTTTTCTATAATGGCACTATTGAAGTTGTCGAGGCTGGTGGTTTTCTCAGCGTCGAGTCGGTTTTCCTTGTTACTCTTGGAGTTGCCCTTATTGTTCTTCTTGGTTTGTGGATAAATGGTCAAATACAGCAGCTCTCCAAG AAAACAAAGAGGGCACCGAAGGTGGAAGTTGGGACTGGGACTACAGATGCTTCAGTGGACGAATGGTTGCAA GGGACGGCGTATGCTCAATCGCTGTCTTCAAACAAgtcaaagaagaagaagtag